A genome region from Blautia coccoides includes the following:
- the ftcD gene encoding glutamate formimidoyltransferase, with protein sequence MERIIECVPNFSEGRDKDKVEKIVDCFRNREGVKLLDYTSDEDHNRSVVTVIGEPEPLKDAMVAAIGKAVELIDMTKHQGQHPRMGCVDVVPFIPIRGVTVEDADAVAKAVAKEASEKFGQPFFLYEKSATAPHRENLAKVRQGQFEGMAEKMKDQEKWKPDFGPNTIHPTGGVTAIGARMPLIAYNINLDTPNVEIAQKIADKIRHVKGGFRFCKAMGVMLEDRNIAQVSMNLTDYTKTAVYTVFETVRMEARRYGVNVLGSEVVGLIPLQAIVDCAEYYLGFEGFDSKQVLETRL encoded by the coding sequence ATGGAAAGAATTATCGAATGCGTACCTAATTTCAGTGAAGGAAGAGACAAAGACAAAGTAGAAAAGATCGTTGACTGCTTCCGCAACAGAGAGGGCGTTAAGCTTTTAGATTATACTTCCGATGAAGACCACAACAGAAGCGTTGTAACAGTGATCGGTGAGCCGGAACCATTAAAGGACGCAATGGTTGCAGCGATTGGCAAAGCAGTGGAACTGATCGATATGACAAAACATCAGGGTCAGCATCCCCGCATGGGCTGTGTGGACGTTGTTCCGTTCATCCCCATCCGCGGCGTGACTGTGGAAGACGCGGATGCAGTGGCTAAAGCAGTGGCAAAAGAGGCATCTGAGAAATTCGGTCAGCCTTTCTTCTTATATGAGAAATCAGCTACAGCTCCTCACAGAGAAAATCTGGCTAAAGTCCGCCAGGGACAGTTTGAGGGAATGGCTGAGAAAATGAAAGACCAGGAAAAATGGAAACCGGACTTTGGTCCGAACACCATTCACCCTACCGGCGGTGTGACAGCAATCGGCGCAAGAATGCCTCTGATCGCCTACAACATCAACCTGGATACTCCAAATGTGGAGATCGCACAGAAGATCGCAGACAAGATCCGTCACGTAAAAGGCGGCTTCCGTTTCTGCAAAGCCATGGGCGTTATGCTGGAAGACAGAAATATCGCTCAGGTGTCCATGAACCTGACAGACTATACAAAGACTGCTGTATATACAGTATTTGAGACCGTACGCATGGAAGCAAGACGTTATGGCGTCAATGTACTGGGCAGCGAGGTAGTGGGACTGATCCCGCTGCAGGCCATCGTTGACTGCGCTGAGTATTACTTAGGCTTTGAAGGCTTTGATTCCAAACAGGTTCTGGAGACACGTCTGTAA
- the hutI gene encoding imidazolonepropionase — MKKRYIRHASELVTCKGKAPKHGKEMSDIGLIYDGAVIIHDDKIIAVGTTEELDKQVNMEEYEVTDASGKTVMPGFVDSHTHFIFGGYRADEFSWRLKGDSYMSIMERGGGINATVVPTREASEEELMEAGKERLNRMLEFGVTTVEGKSGYGMDCDTELKMLRAMKKLNETHPVDIVSTFLGPHSVLPEWKGKEREFLDEQLNHVMPKVKEENLAEFADIFTEKNVFTVEDSEYYMTKAKEMGFKLKIHADEIYQLGGSELAARVGAVSADHLLKASDEGIRQMRDAGVISTILPLTAFGLKEEYAPARKMIDEGCAVALASDLNPGSCFSNSIPLMVALGCIYMNMSIEEVITALTINGAAAVDRADKVGSIEPGKAADIIFLKFPSIHFMPYHTAINLVETVIKNGDTVYHKEW; from the coding sequence ATGAAAAAACGTTATATTCGCCATGCCTCTGAGCTTGTGACCTGTAAAGGAAAAGCGCCGAAACATGGAAAAGAAATGTCAGATATCGGCCTGATCTATGACGGTGCGGTGATCATCCATGATGATAAGATCATAGCTGTGGGTACCACAGAAGAACTGGATAAACAGGTAAATATGGAAGAATACGAAGTGACGGATGCATCGGGAAAGACTGTAATGCCGGGATTCGTAGACTCCCATACACATTTTATTTTCGGCGGATACCGGGCAGATGAGTTCTCCTGGAGACTGAAAGGTGACAGTTACATGTCTATTATGGAACGCGGGGGCGGCATCAACGCCACCGTGGTACCTACCAGGGAAGCCTCAGAGGAAGAACTGATGGAAGCCGGCAAAGAGCGCCTGAACCGCATGCTGGAATTTGGCGTGACAACCGTAGAGGGCAAGAGCGGCTACGGTATGGACTGCGACACAGAGCTGAAAATGCTCCGTGCCATGAAGAAACTGAATGAGACTCATCCGGTGGACATTGTATCTACTTTTTTGGGTCCTCACAGTGTACTTCCGGAATGGAAGGGAAAAGAAAGAGAATTCCTGGACGAACAGTTAAACCATGTAATGCCAAAGGTAAAAGAGGAGAATCTGGCAGAATTTGCAGATATTTTCACAGAGAAGAATGTATTTACTGTGGAAGACTCTGAGTATTATATGACAAAAGCAAAGGAAATGGGCTTTAAGCTGAAGATCCACGCAGACGAGATTTACCAGCTTGGAGGTTCCGAGCTTGCGGCAAGAGTAGGAGCTGTCTCTGCGGACCATCTGCTGAAGGCTTCCGATGAAGGAATCCGCCAGATGCGGGATGCCGGTGTCATCAGTACGATCCTGCCCCTGACTGCTTTTGGGCTGAAAGAGGAGTATGCACCTGCCCGTAAGATGATCGATGAGGGCTGCGCTGTTGCTCTGGCTTCCGATCTGAATCCGGGAAGCTGTTTTTCAAATTCCATCCCGCTGATGGTTGCCCTTGGATGTATTTATATGAATATGTCCATAGAGGAAGTCATCACAGCTCTGACCATCAACGGCGCAGCCGCTGTTGACCGGGCAGATAAAGTGGGAAGCATAGAACCGGGAAAAGCCGCGGACATTATTTTCCTGAAATTCCCGTCCATTCATTTTATGCCGTATCACACCGCTATCAATCTGGTGGAGACGGTCATCAAGAATGGCGATACTGTTTATCATAAAGAATGGTAA
- a CDS encoding HpcH/HpaI aldolase/citrate lyase family protein — MRRTMLFLPGNTPNMLINGDTLGADTIIFDLEDAVSPDEKDAARILVRNALRYQSYAGCETVVRINPTDTAFWKEDLKAVIPLKPDVIMPTKVSGGHMIREVSACMAEVERAAGIEEGTVKILPLIETAMGVEKAFDIASADARVIGLFLGGEDFTADLHCKRTKEGNEIFYARTRLVCAARACGIEAYDTPFTDVEDMEGLEKDTEFAKSLGFAGKAVISPRHVDIVNAVFSPTESEIAYAHDVMDAIEEGKRQGKGVISLRGKMIDAPIVKRASQVLEMEKAIYGGAQYE; from the coding sequence ATGAGACGAACCATGTTGTTTTTGCCGGGTAATACGCCGAACATGCTGATCAACGGCGATACCCTGGGAGCTGATACGATCATTTTTGATCTGGAGGACGCTGTATCTCCGGATGAGAAGGATGCAGCCAGAATTCTTGTGAGAAACGCTCTTCGCTATCAGTCCTATGCGGGCTGTGAGACCGTGGTGCGGATAAATCCCACAGACACAGCGTTCTGGAAAGAAGATTTAAAAGCTGTCATTCCCCTGAAACCGGATGTTATCATGCCCACAAAAGTCAGCGGCGGCCATATGATCCGGGAAGTTTCTGCCTGTATGGCAGAGGTGGAACGGGCGGCCGGCATAGAGGAGGGGACTGTCAAGATCCTTCCGCTGATCGAAACCGCAATGGGTGTGGAAAAGGCTTTTGACATTGCGTCCGCAGACGCCAGAGTGATCGGCCTGTTTTTGGGCGGTGAGGATTTTACCGCTGACCTGCACTGTAAGCGGACAAAAGAGGGAAATGAAATATTCTACGCCAGAACCAGGCTGGTGTGTGCTGCCAGGGCCTGCGGTATTGAAGCCTATGATACACCGTTCACGGATGTGGAGGACATGGAAGGCCTTGAAAAAGATACAGAGTTTGCTAAGAGCCTGGGCTTTGCCGGCAAAGCAGTCATTTCACCCCGCCATGTGGACATTGTCAATGCTGTATTTTCTCCCACGGAGTCTGAGATCGCTTATGCCCATGATGTGATGGATGCCATTGAAGAGGGCAAGCGTCAGGGTAAAGGCGTGATATCTCTCCGCGGCAAAATGATAGATGCCCCCATAGTGAAACGCGCCTCCCAGGTGCTGGAGATGGAGAAAGCCATTTATGGAGGTGCGCAGTATGAGTAA
- the citF gene encoding citrate lyase subunit alpha, which yields MSKLLGSLKEAIEKTGLKDGMTISFHHHMRNGDYVLNMVLAQAAEMGIRDLNVNASSIFDIHEPIIEHIKNGVVTGLECNYMGGKVGKAISEGILERPVIFRSHGGRAGDMENGSSKIDIAFIAAPCADNMGNISGKYGPSACGSLGYAFSDAMHADKVVVLTDNLVPYPLKDTSIAEGYMDYVVEVEQIGDPTKIVSGTTKITRDPVGLRIAGLAAQVVKNSGYLKDGFSFQTGAGGASLAVAKYVEEMMEKDHIKGSFCMGGITGYLVDMANKGYFETILDVQCFDLKAIESIRENPKHQEISAMRYASPAAKSAAVDSLDVVILGATQVDTDFNVNVHTDSNGYIMGGSGGHCDTAAGAKLAIVVAPLIRARLPLIVDEVLCKSTPGSTVDVIVTQRGIAVNPAQKELREKLVKAGLPVKDIKELKKIAEETAGVPKAVKRGDRVVAKVLYRDGTLLDTIKNTI from the coding sequence ATGAGTAAATTGTTAGGCTCCTTAAAAGAGGCCATTGAAAAGACAGGTTTAAAGGACGGAATGACCATTTCCTTCCATCACCATATGAGAAATGGAGACTATGTGCTGAACATGGTGCTGGCTCAGGCGGCAGAGATGGGGATCAGGGACCTGAATGTGAATGCAAGTTCTATATTCGATATCCATGAACCTATAATCGAACACATCAAAAACGGTGTTGTCACAGGCCTGGAATGCAATTACATGGGCGGCAAGGTGGGAAAGGCCATCTCCGAAGGCATCCTGGAGCGCCCTGTGATCTTCAGAAGCCACGGCGGAAGAGCAGGAGATATGGAGAATGGTTCCTCGAAGATCGACATTGCGTTCATCGCCGCGCCCTGTGCGGACAATATGGGAAACATAAGCGGCAAGTACGGACCGTCTGCCTGCGGTTCCCTGGGATATGCCTTCTCCGACGCTATGCATGCGGATAAGGTGGTGGTCCTGACAGACAATCTGGTACCCTACCCGCTGAAAGATACCTCCATTGCAGAGGGATACATGGACTATGTAGTGGAAGTGGAGCAGATCGGCGACCCTACAAAAATTGTTTCGGGAACAACTAAGATCACCCGTGACCCGGTAGGACTGAGAATCGCAGGACTGGCGGCACAGGTGGTAAAGAATTCAGGATACTTAAAAGACGGATTTTCCTTCCAGACAGGAGCCGGCGGTGCGTCCCTGGCTGTTGCGAAGTATGTGGAGGAGATGATGGAAAAAGACCACATCAAGGGAAGCTTCTGCATGGGCGGAATCACCGGATATCTGGTAGATATGGCGAACAAAGGGTATTTTGAAACCATCCTGGATGTACAGTGCTTTGATCTGAAAGCCATTGAATCCATCCGTGAGAATCCCAAGCACCAGGAAATCTCCGCTATGCGCTATGCCTCTCCGGCAGCGAAAAGCGCTGCGGTGGACAGTCTGGATGTGGTGATCCTGGGAGCGACCCAGGTGGATACAGACTTCAATGTAAATGTACATACAGACTCCAACGGCTACATTATGGGCGGCTCCGGCGGACACTGTGATACAGCGGCGGGCGCTAAGCTGGCTATCGTGGTGGCTCCCCTGATAAGGGCAAGACTTCCCCTTATCGTGGATGAGGTACTCTGCAAATCCACACCGGGCAGTACGGTGGATGTGATCGTGACGCAGAGGGGCATTGCAGTCAACCCGGCCCAGAAAGAGCTGAGGGAAAAATTAGTGAAAGCCGGACTTCCGGTGAAGGATATAAAAGAATTAAAGAAGATCGCAGAAGAGACTGCGGGTGTACCGAAAGCCGTGAAACGCGGCGACAGGGTGGTGGCGAAAGTCCTGTACCGTGACGGCACACTTTTGGATACCATTAAAAATACTATATAA
- the glmL gene encoding methylaspartate mutase accessory protein GlmL: MKPVLLVDFGSTNTKATAVDVENCEILGTAAAYTTVETDINNGLHDAIQVLEKTTGYLEFSETYACSSAAGGLKMISCGLVPELTAQASREASLGAGAKVWKTYSFQLTKGDMKEIEEYHPDIILLTGGTDGGNTDCILYNAKMLAGLSYDCPIVIAGNRCCADDCQEILEGRTTYICENVMPRLGELNIEPTQKQIREIFLNRIVQGKGLTQAMDLMSGIIMPTPSAMLTAMELLSDGYDEIPGIGELVGVDLGGATTDVYSVADGSPANAATVIKGLQEPYTKRTVEGDIGMRYSVRGIMEAAGDRKLAKMAGLARNKVNELVDYLEHHTDYIPDSEEMEKMDHALACAAVETAVARHAGSLEQVYTPCGLTYVQSGKDLRRVKYVVVTGGALIHAKHTEEIAKYALFDESNPASLRPENAEILVDRKYILAAMGLLSKQYPQAALEIMKKEIAYYGHKE, encoded by the coding sequence ATGAAACCAGTTCTTTTGGTGGACTTTGGGAGTACCAACACCAAAGCGACGGCTGTTGACGTGGAGAATTGTGAGATTCTTGGAACGGCGGCAGCGTATACAACAGTAGAGACAGACATCAACAATGGACTTCATGACGCGATACAGGTTCTGGAGAAGACCACAGGCTATCTGGAGTTCAGTGAGACCTATGCATGCTCCAGCGCGGCAGGCGGACTGAAAATGATATCCTGCGGACTGGTCCCCGAGCTTACGGCCCAGGCCTCCAGAGAGGCGTCTCTGGGAGCGGGCGCAAAGGTATGGAAGACTTATTCTTTTCAGCTCACCAAAGGCGATATGAAGGAGATCGAGGAATATCATCCTGACATCATTCTGCTCACCGGAGGGACGGACGGCGGAAATACGGACTGTATTCTGTATAACGCAAAGATGCTTGCAGGACTTAGCTATGACTGTCCCATCGTGATCGCGGGAAACCGCTGCTGCGCGGATGACTGTCAGGAGATCCTGGAGGGAAGGACCACCTATATCTGTGAAAATGTAATGCCGAGACTGGGCGAGTTAAATATCGAACCCACCCAGAAGCAGATACGGGAAATCTTCCTGAACCGCATTGTGCAGGGAAAGGGGCTGACTCAGGCCATGGATCTGATGTCCGGCATTATCATGCCCACACCGTCGGCAATGCTGACAGCTATGGAGCTTCTCTCAGACGGCTATGATGAGATTCCGGGAATCGGGGAACTGGTAGGTGTGGATCTGGGCGGTGCCACCACAGACGTGTATTCTGTGGCAGACGGAAGCCCGGCCAACGCCGCGACAGTCATCAAGGGACTGCAGGAGCCATACACCAAGCGGACTGTCGAGGGAGACATAGGGATGCGCTATAGCGTCAGAGGCATCATGGAGGCAGCAGGAGACAGAAAGCTGGCGAAAATGGCAGGGCTTGCCAGGAACAAGGTAAACGAGCTTGTGGATTATCTGGAACACCACACAGATTACATTCCTGACAGCGAAGAGATGGAAAAAATGGATCATGCACTGGCATGTGCTGCCGTGGAGACTGCGGTTGCCCGTCATGCCGGTTCTCTGGAACAGGTCTATACCCCCTGCGGTCTGACCTATGTACAGAGCGGAAAGGATCTGCGCCGTGTAAAATATGTGGTTGTCACAGGAGGCGCACTGATCCACGCAAAACATACAGAAGAAATTGCAAAGTATGCACTATTTGATGAAAGCAATCCTGCCTCATTAAGGCCGGAAAACGCGGAAATCTTGGTGGATAGAAAGTATATCCTGGCTGCCATGGGACTGCTCTCAAAACAGTACCCGCAGGCTGCCCTGGAAATCATGAAGAAGGAGATTGCTTATTATGGACATAAGGAATAA
- the glmS gene encoding methylaspartate mutase subunit S, with amino-acid sequence MDKKKLVIGVIGADVHAVGISILEHAFTGAGFEVINLGVMVSQEEYISAAIETNADGIMVSSLYGHGELDCRGLRDKCDEAGLKGILLYVGGNIVVGKQPFDEVERRFKAMGFDRVFGPGTAPETTIAALYEDLGIPEEDQQAAE; translated from the coding sequence GTGGATAAGAAAAAATTAGTCATTGGTGTTATCGGAGCTGATGTGCACGCAGTAGGCATCAGTATTCTGGAACATGCATTTACAGGTGCAGGATTTGAGGTGATCAACCTGGGGGTTATGGTTTCCCAGGAAGAGTATATTTCAGCAGCGATCGAGACAAATGCTGACGGCATTATGGTCTCCTCTCTCTACGGACACGGAGAGCTGGACTGCAGAGGTCTCCGCGATAAATGTGACGAGGCCGGATTAAAAGGCATCCTCCTCTATGTGGGCGGCAATATCGTAGTCGGAAAACAGCCTTTTGACGAGGTGGAGAGACGCTTTAAAGCCATGGGATTTGACCGTGTATTCGGACCGGGCACTGCACCGGAGACCACCATTGCAGCGCTTTATGAGGACCTGGGAATCCCGGAAGAAGATCAGCAGGCAGCAGAGTAA
- a CDS encoding cyclodeaminase/cyclohydrolase family protein, whose protein sequence is MKNMTVEQFAMQTASNEPVPGGGSISALAGALAAALTEMVAGLTIGKKKYAEVEEEMKKAVAPMHEICEHLLDDIKRDSESFDLYMQALTLPKETEEEKAARTKAMQDGLKAAVAVPLSVAKRAYEVMPYAEVMVTKGNKTAVTDALVATMMARTAVLGALFNVKINLESIKDEAFVEETAKEAAVIEKNALAYEKKILAQADVSKSAVEE, encoded by the coding sequence ATGAAAAATATGACAGTTGAACAGTTTGCCATGCAGACAGCCTCCAATGAACCAGTACCGGGGGGCGGAAGTATTTCCGCCCTTGCTGGTGCCCTGGCGGCAGCCCTGACTGAGATGGTGGCAGGACTCACCATTGGCAAAAAGAAATATGCGGAAGTGGAAGAAGAGATGAAGAAGGCAGTTGCTCCCATGCATGAGATCTGTGAGCATCTTCTGGATGACATCAAGCGTGACAGCGAATCCTTTGACCTGTACATGCAGGCTTTGACACTCCCGAAAGAGACAGAGGAAGAGAAGGCAGCCCGCACAAAGGCTATGCAGGACGGCCTGAAGGCAGCCGTTGCGGTTCCCTTATCTGTTGCAAAACGTGCTTACGAGGTAATGCCCTACGCGGAAGTCATGGTGACAAAAGGCAATAAGACAGCCGTGACAGATGCCCTGGTAGCCACCATGATGGCGAGAACAGCCGTTTTGGGAGCACTTTTCAATGTAAAGATCAACCTGGAATCCATTAAGGACGAGGCTTTTGTGGAAGAGACCGCCAAAGAAGCTGCAGTTATAGAAAAAAACGCTCTGGCATATGAGAAAAAGATACTGGCACAGGCCGATGTCTCCAAGAGCGCGGTGGAAGAATGA
- a CDS encoding methylaspartate ammonia-lyase — translation MKIVDVVCSKARTGFFFDDQRAIKKGAVADGSAYFGETVTPGFKSVRQAGEAISVMLILEDGQIAWGDCAAVQYSGAGGRDPLFLAEDFIPIIEKYIKPELVGREADSFKDMCAMLENLQVEGKRLHTAIRYGVSQAILDAVAKASGRLMCEVVADEYGTTVSEEPIPIFTQSGDNRYDNSDKMILKGAAVMPHALINNVKTKLGEHGELLKEYVKWLSDRVLKLRSDENYMPVFHIDVYGTIGAIFGVDNYTAMADYLAELEEAAKPFHLRIEGPMDAEEREKQMLCLKGLREEVDRRGIDVELVADEWCNTLEDVKYFADNKSGHMAQIKTPDLGGINNIVEAVLYCKEKGFGAYQGGTCNETDRSAQVCVNCAMATKPDQILAKPGMGVDEGYMIVYNEMQRIIALRNAKKNK, via the coding sequence ATGAAAATTGTAGATGTTGTTTGTTCCAAAGCAAGAACAGGGTTTTTCTTTGATGATCAGAGAGCGATCAAAAAAGGTGCTGTGGCAGATGGTTCCGCATATTTTGGCGAGACTGTGACACCAGGATTCAAATCCGTAAGACAGGCAGGAGAAGCCATCTCCGTTATGCTGATCTTAGAGGACGGACAGATCGCATGGGGAGACTGCGCGGCTGTACAGTATTCCGGCGCAGGCGGAAGGGATCCGCTGTTTTTGGCAGAGGACTTTATCCCCATCATCGAAAAGTATATCAAGCCTGAACTGGTAGGTAGGGAAGCAGACAGCTTCAAGGATATGTGTGCCATGCTGGAAAATCTCCAGGTAGAGGGAAAGAGACTGCATACAGCCATCCGTTATGGTGTGAGCCAGGCGATTCTGGACGCAGTGGCAAAAGCTTCCGGAAGACTTATGTGTGAGGTAGTGGCAGACGAATATGGCACAACGGTTTCCGAGGAGCCGATCCCAATCTTCACCCAGTCCGGTGACAACAGATATGACAACTCTGACAAGATGATCTTAAAAGGCGCGGCAGTTATGCCCCATGCTCTCATCAATAATGTGAAGACAAAGCTGGGCGAGCACGGAGAACTCTTAAAAGAGTATGTGAAATGGCTCAGCGACCGTGTGTTGAAGCTGCGCAGCGATGAGAACTACATGCCTGTATTCCACATTGACGTATACGGTACCATCGGTGCCATCTTCGGCGTGGACAACTACACAGCTATGGCAGATTATCTGGCAGAGCTGGAAGAGGCTGCAAAACCCTTCCACCTGAGGATTGAAGGACCTATGGACGCAGAGGAGAGAGAAAAACAGATGCTCTGCTTAAAAGGTCTGAGAGAAGAAGTGGACAGAAGAGGCATTGATGTGGAGCTGGTTGCTGACGAGTGGTGCAACACCTTGGAAGATGTCAAATACTTTGCTGACAACAAATCAGGCCATATGGCTCAGATCAAGACTCCTGACCTGGGCGGTATCAACAACATTGTGGAAGCTGTTCTTTACTGCAAGGAAAAAGGCTTCGGCGCTTATCAGGGCGGTACCTGCAACGAGACAGACCGTTCCGCTCAGGTATGTGTAAACTGCGCAATGGCTACCAAACCGGACCAGATCCTGGCAAAACCGGGCATGGGAGTTGATGAAGGCTACATGATCGTATACAATGAAATGCAGAGGATCATTGCACTGAGAAACGCAAAAAAGAATAAATAA
- a CDS encoding methylaspartate mutase subunit E, whose protein sequence is MDIRNKKLSDDEFYGIRKEVMEQWPTGKEVNFEEAIDYHKAMPESKSFSRKLANAKKERKTLIQPRAGVALIDEHIKLLQYLQDNGEADLLPTTIDSYTRQNRYEEAEVGIKESIHTQKSMLNGFPAVNHGVFGCRSIIENLDTPVQVRHGTPDARLLTEICYAGGFTSYEGGGISYNIPYAKDVPLERTIYDWMYVDRLTGIYEEAGVSINREPYGPLTGTLVPPSMSNAVAIIEAMLAAEQGVKNVTVGYGQCGNLVQDVAALRVLEELTEEYLEKYGYEDVTVTSVLHQWMGGFPQDESKAFAVISWGSSVAALAKATKVIVKTPHEAMGVPTMEANAQGLRCTKQAISLLADQELKSSALELEKAIIKGETCAIVDKCFELGMGDLALGAIRGVKAGVLDIPFAPSKYNAGKMLPARDFEGAVRYLNVANVPLPRELKDFNQGKIEHRAKMEKRKASFQMVIDDVYAISKGRLVGKPK, encoded by the coding sequence ATGGACATAAGGAATAAGAAATTATCTGATGATGAGTTCTATGGAATACGGAAAGAGGTTATGGAACAGTGGCCTACCGGAAAAGAAGTAAACTTTGAGGAGGCCATAGATTACCATAAAGCGATGCCGGAGAGCAAGAGCTTTTCACGGAAACTGGCAAATGCCAAAAAAGAGAGAAAAACACTGATCCAGCCCAGGGCCGGTGTGGCACTGATTGACGAGCATATCAAACTGCTGCAGTATCTGCAGGACAACGGCGAGGCAGATCTTTTGCCAACCACGATTGACTCCTATACCCGTCAGAACCGCTATGAGGAAGCTGAGGTTGGAATCAAAGAATCTATCCACACCCAGAAATCCATGCTGAACGGTTTTCCGGCTGTAAACCACGGTGTATTCGGCTGCCGTTCCATTATTGAGAATCTGGATACTCCGGTACAGGTACGTCACGGCACACCGGATGCCAGGCTGCTGACAGAAATCTGCTACGCAGGCGGATTTACAAGCTATGAAGGCGGCGGTATCTCCTACAATATTCCTTACGCAAAGGATGTTCCCCTGGAGAGGACCATCTATGACTGGATGTATGTGGACCGTCTCACAGGTATCTACGAGGAGGCAGGCGTTTCCATCAACCGTGAGCCTTATGGTCCTCTGACAGGAACACTGGTACCCCCTTCCATGTCCAATGCAGTGGCTATCATTGAGGCCATGCTGGCAGCGGAGCAGGGTGTTAAGAATGTGACCGTAGGTTACGGCCAGTGCGGTAACCTGGTACAGGACGTTGCGGCCCTCAGAGTTCTCGAGGAGCTGACAGAAGAGTATCTGGAAAAATACGGCTATGAAGATGTTACAGTTACCTCAGTGCTTCATCAGTGGATGGGCGGTTTCCCGCAGGATGAGTCAAAAGCTTTCGCTGTTATCTCCTGGGGAAGCTCTGTGGCAGCTCTGGCCAAGGCCACAAAAGTTATCGTTAAAACACCTCACGAGGCAATGGGCGTTCCGACTATGGAGGCCAATGCACAGGGACTTCGCTGTACAAAACAGGCCATCTCCCTTTTGGCGGACCAGGAACTGAAAAGCTCTGCCTTAGAGCTTGAAAAAGCCATTATCAAAGGGGAAACATGTGCTATCGTGGACAAATGTTTTGAACTTGGTATGGGCGATCTGGCTCTTGGCGCTATCCGCGGCGTGAAAGCCGGTGTGCTGGATATTCCCTTTGCCCCCAGTAAATACAATGCAGGTAAAATGCTGCCGGCCCGTGACTTTGAAGGCGCTGTGCGCTACCTGAATGTAGCCAATGTACCGCTCCCGAGAGAGTTAAAAGACTTCAACCAGGGCAAGATTGAGCACAGGGCGAAGATGGAGAAGAGAAAAGCATCCTTCCAGATGGTCATCGACGATGTATATGCCATCAGCAAAGGAAGACTGGTTGGCAAACCTAAATAA
- the citD gene encoding citrate lyase acyl carrier protein — protein MKILKNAVAGTLESSDLFIQIEPDDKELTLEIDSVVANQYMDSIRAAVLDTLKEFEVSTGKIFIKDKGALDCVIRARMETALKRGGVEQS, from the coding sequence GTGAAGATTCTCAAGAATGCAGTAGCAGGAACCCTGGAATCCAGTGACTTGTTTATCCAGATCGAGCCGGATGACAAAGAGCTGACCCTGGAAATTGACTCTGTAGTAGCCAACCAGTATATGGATTCCATTCGGGCCGCTGTGCTGGACACACTGAAAGAATTTGAAGTGTCTACAGGGAAAATTTTTATCAAAGACAAAGGCGCGTTGGATTGTGTGATCCGGGCGCGTATGGAGACCGCATTAAAAAGAGGGGGAGTTGAACAGTCATGA